The nucleotide sequence TATAAGTTATTTACTGACAGAAAAAGGGGTTTTATATGGCACAACGATTTTAGGGCAGGGAGTCAAACATAATTTTTTTGGTAAAAAATTAATGTCTATTTACAACAAAAAAGGTATTTTTTGCAATTATTCTGATTCGGTGGACTCTTTGGAAGAAATGCTTTCCTATTTATTTCATGACATCTCTATTCATGTACAAGGTACTGTCGCTTTGTTCACCGCAAAGAATAAAAAATAATAAGAAATATTATTCTGGATTAGAGGCCTTTTATCTTTATTTTCTTAAGGAATGGTATGTTAATGCGTAGCCTGTTTTTTACCTTTTTATTATTAACACCAGCGGCATTTGCCACAGATACATTAAGTCATGATATTGAATATTATTCTAATGTTACGTTAACGGATTTTAATTCGGGAAAAATTGAAGATGGTCGGTATTTTTGTGTTAAGGCCATGAATCATGGAGGTGAATTTATCGCCTGTGCAGTATCTAACAAGTCAGGTTGGGCTTCTTCTTATGATCACTTTTTTCAGCAAGCACATTATTACTACACAACAGGTAAAAGCTTTAGGTTATATGTTCAACCTAATGTTTGGACTCATCCCAAATTTACTCGAGTATATTCAAATAAAGCGATAGCAGGGTTCGCTAGTTGTCATAATAGTCGTTGCATGGGGCCAACAAAAGATAACTAATTGATTAATAGTAAATTTTATAAATTGGATAAATCCCATTAGAGTTTCAGATAGATTTTTTTAAATTAGTGAAGAGTAAAAGAATACTCTATAAACGCTAATTTAATGATATTTAGGAGACTATATGAAATTTTTATTTAAAAGTGTTTTTCTTGCAGTAGGTATTTTGTCTTCTAGTTTTGTTATGGCAGATAATGCTGATGAGATAACCAAAATTTCTTATGTGTGTGAAAATAATAAAGTGATGGAAGTTATCTATGTAAATACAGCAAAAGATAGCTATGCGATCATTAATCAAATGGATGAAATGATCCCAATGAAAATCATGAAAATGGCTTCTGGTGCAAACTATGAGGCGATGAATAAAAATTATACTTATAAGCTTTATACTAAAGGTGATAATGCCGATTTAGTCGAAGGAAAAGATAAACCAGTGTTGAGTGGTTGCAAAGCTAGTTAATTACCACTATTTTTTTGAAAATCATTTAGCGCTCTTACTAGAGGTCACTTCGGTGGCCTTTTTTTGTATATTTAGTTGATAAATTTGAAATTTAATTTATCCTTGCGATCACTATATGGATATAATTCACTATATGAAAATATAATTATTTTCTTACAATAAATAGGTTAGGGGTGGTATGAAAAAACACTCATATTCTCAGTTAGTTAGTTATGTATTTTCAATTTTATTTATTATAGCTGTATTTTTATATTGGAAAATTGAAATTAAAGAGTATGTTATAGTTTCAAATGTATCGATTAAAATAGCATTAGGGTTCTCTGTTATTGTCTCGTTAGTATG is from Proteus columbae and encodes:
- a CDS encoding subtilase family AB5 toxin binding subunit; this translates as MRSLFFTFLLLTPAAFATDTLSHDIEYYSNVTLTDFNSGKIEDGRYFCVKAMNHGGEFIACAVSNKSGWASSYDHFFQQAHYYYTTGKSFRLYVQPNVWTHPKFTRVYSNKAIAGFASCHNSRCMGPTKDN
- a CDS encoding c-type lysozyme inhibitor, with translation MKFLFKSVFLAVGILSSSFVMADNADEITKISYVCENNKVMEVIYVNTAKDSYAIINQMDEMIPMKIMKMASGANYEAMNKNYTYKLYTKGDNADLVEGKDKPVLSGCKAS